In a genomic window of Punica granatum isolate Tunisia-2019 chromosome 6, ASM765513v2, whole genome shotgun sequence:
- the LOC116211629 gene encoding nicotinamide adenine dinucleotide transporter 1, chloroplastic isoform X1, translating to MSTDAHAPSSRGLLCHAGAGAAAGVIAATFVCPLDVIKTRFQVHGLPSLGRDSIKGSLIVGSLEQIFQREGIRGMYRGLAPTVLALLPNWAVYFTIYEQLKSLLGADETNHLSVGANMIAASGAGAATTIGTNPLWVVKTRLQTQEMLPGIVPYRSTLSALRRIAHEEGIRGLYSGLVPALAGVSHVAIQFPTYEKIKLYLADQENTTMDKLGARDVAVASSVSKIFASTLTYPHEVVRSRLQEQGNHSEKRYSGVLDCIKKVFQQEGVPGFYRGCATNLVRTTPAAVITFTSFEMIHRFLLTLLPPDQQPHTL from the exons ATGTCCACAGACGCTCACGCCCCTAGCTCCCGGGGCCTCCTCTGCCACGCCGGAGCCGGCGCCGCTGCCG GTGTTATTGCTGCTACGTTCGTGTGTCCTTTAGATGTTATTAAGACTCGATTTCAAGTCCATGGGCTGCCAAGCCTCGGTAGAGACAGTATCAAAG GGAGTCTTATAGTTGGTAGTCTGGAGCAAATATTTCAAAGGGAAGGCATCCGGGGAATGTACCGTGGGCTCGCTCCCACTGTGCTGGCTTTACTCCCCAACTGGGCG GTGTACTTCACAATATATGAGCAGCTGAAAAGTCTGCTTGGTGCGGATG AGACAAATCATCTGTCAGTAGGTGCAAATATGATTGCTGCTTCTGGTGCTGGTGCTGCTACAACAATTGGCACAAATCCCCTCTGGGTTGTTAAAACAAGACTTCAA ACTCAAGAGATGCTTCCCGGGATTGTGCCATATAGGAGCACATTGTCTGCTTTGAGGAGAATAGCGCACGAGGAGGGTATCCGTGGATTGTACAG TGGTCTTGTTCCTGCCCTGGCTGGTGTCAGTCACGTTGCCATACAGTTTCCTACGTACGAGAAAATTAAACTTTACTTGGCCGATCAAG AAAACACTACCATGGATAAACTTGGTGCAAGAGATGTTGCTGTCGCATCCTCAGTCTCTAAAATATTTGCATCTACTTTGACATACCCACACGAG GTGGTGCGGTCAAGGCTCCAAGAACAAGGCAACCACTCTGAGAAGCGATACTCTGGCGTGCTTGACTGCATCAAGAAAGTATTCCAACAGGAGGGTGTCCCGGGCTTTTACCGCGGGTGTGCCACCAACCTAGTCCGAACCACTCCTGCAGCTGTCATAACGTTCACCAGTTTTGAGATGATCCATCGGTTCCTTCTCACATTGTTACCTCCTGATCAACAACCTCACACATTGTGA
- the LOC116212465 gene encoding L10-interacting MYB domain-containing protein-like isoform X2 encodes MGLEARTANDRLRTVWTPEMDRYFINLMLEQVSRGNRIDDNLFSKRAWKHMLMLFNAKFKSNYEKDVLKNRHKSLRNLYRGIRNLLDQTGFYWDETRQMVTAENNVWDEYIKAHPDARSYRIKSIPYYRDLCLIYGNSSCKQKANVESESEMSSHSLDAEIVAPINPDGITDGSMDSLNDIAIDEDFSISLPDGVSGAPLNVRTSTSSRTRTYWEPPMDRYFIDLMMDQMRRCNQVDGIFVKQAWSEMIDSFNAKFGFGYEVDVLKNRYKTLRRQYNVIRNLLELDGFSWDDSRQMVIADDYVWQDYIKAHTDARQFMTRPVPYYKDLCMICRDLSADDRELLLARSVDEPRAEDQQASKECPSSSPSNPGEEQRDSSEVPLKTSSRKHSLDQDDQERQEKRFNGTPISVTPLLDVRKEDEGQNSIPVEAVVEAVQALPDMDDELILDACDFLEDDNKAKTFMALGVKLRKKWLIRKLRPDL; translated from the exons ATGGGCCTCGAGGCTCGGACTGCCAATGATCGCCTGAGGACTGTTTGGACACCTGAGATGGACCGGTACTTCATCAATCTTATGCTGGAGCAGGTCAGCAGAGGGAACCGAATTGATGACAACTTGTTCAGCAAGCGAGCCTGGAAGCACATGTTAATGCTGTTCAACGCGAAATTCAAATCCAACTATGAGAAGGATGTCCTTAAGAACCGCCACAAGTCTCTAAGGAACCTCTACAGGGGTATCAGGAATCTCCTGGACCAGACTGGTTTCTACTGGGACGAGACCCGACAGATGGTGACCGCTGAGAATAACGTCTGGGATGAGTACATCAAG GCACATCCTGATGCCCGCTCGTACAGAATCAAGAGCATTCCATATTACAGAGATTTATGTCTGATTTATGGAAATTCATCATGTAAACAGAAAG CTAATGTGGAGTCAGAGTCAGAGATGTCATCACATTCGTTAGATGCTGAAATAGTCGCACCTATCAACCCTGATGGCATCACAGATGGAAGCATGGACTCGCTAAATGATATCGCTATTGATGAGGACTTCAGTATTTCTCTTCCTGATGGAGTCTCTGGAGCTCCATTGAATGTGAGAACCAGTACAAGCAGCCGTACCCGGACCTACTGGGAGCCTCCGATGGACCGCTACTTTATTGACCTCATGATGGATCAAATGCGGAGATGCAACCAGGTAGATGGCATTTTTGTAAAACAGGCATGGAGTGAGATGATTGACTCGTTCAATGCTAAGTTCGGGTTTGGCTATGAGGTGGATGTCCTGAAAAACCGATACAAGACCCTCAGGCGGCAGTATAATGTGATAAGGAATCTGCTAGAACTGGACGGTTTCTCGTGGGATGATTCTCGGCAGATGGTGATTGCCGACGATTATGTTTGGCAGGACTATATCAAG GCACATACAGATGCACGGCAGTTCATGACCCGGCCAGTCCCTTACTACAAGGACCTGTGCATGATATGCCGTGACCTGAGCGCTGATGATCGGGAACTCCTTTTGGCCAGAAGTGTAGATGAACCACGAGCTGAAGATCAGCAGGCATCAAAGGAGTGTCCATCATCTTCTCCATCAAATCCGGGAGAAGAACAGAGGGACAGCTCGGAAGTACCACTGAAAACGAGCTCGAGGAAGCATTCATTGGACCAGGACGATCAAGAAAGGCAAGAGAAACGGTTCAACGGAACGCCGATCTCGGTTACACCTTTGTTGGATGTAAGGAAAGAGGACGAGGGCCAAAACTCAATCCCAGTCGAGGCTGTAGTTGAGGCTGTCCAGGCACTGCCGGATATGGACGATGAGCTCATACTGGATGCATGTGACTTCCTTGAGGATGATAATAAGGCTAAGACATTCATGGCTTTGGGTGTTAAACTGCGAAAGAAGTGGTTAATACGAAAGCTTCGCCCTGACTTGTAG
- the LOC116211629 gene encoding nicotinamide adenine dinucleotide transporter 1, chloroplastic isoform X2, which produces MSTDAHAPSSRGLLCHAGAGAAAGVIAATFVCPLDVIKTRFQVHGLPSLGRDSIKGSLIVGSLEQIFQREGIRGMYRGLAPTVLALLPNWAVYFTIYEQLKSLLGADETNHLSVGANMIAASGAGAATTIGTNPLWVVKTRLQTQEMLPGIVPYRSTLSALRRIAHEEGIRGLYSGLVPALAGVSHVAIQFPTYEKIKLYLADQENTTMDKLGARDVAVASSVSKIFASTLTYPHEVYYQSGAVKAPRTRQPL; this is translated from the exons ATGTCCACAGACGCTCACGCCCCTAGCTCCCGGGGCCTCCTCTGCCACGCCGGAGCCGGCGCCGCTGCCG GTGTTATTGCTGCTACGTTCGTGTGTCCTTTAGATGTTATTAAGACTCGATTTCAAGTCCATGGGCTGCCAAGCCTCGGTAGAGACAGTATCAAAG GGAGTCTTATAGTTGGTAGTCTGGAGCAAATATTTCAAAGGGAAGGCATCCGGGGAATGTACCGTGGGCTCGCTCCCACTGTGCTGGCTTTACTCCCCAACTGGGCG GTGTACTTCACAATATATGAGCAGCTGAAAAGTCTGCTTGGTGCGGATG AGACAAATCATCTGTCAGTAGGTGCAAATATGATTGCTGCTTCTGGTGCTGGTGCTGCTACAACAATTGGCACAAATCCCCTCTGGGTTGTTAAAACAAGACTTCAA ACTCAAGAGATGCTTCCCGGGATTGTGCCATATAGGAGCACATTGTCTGCTTTGAGGAGAATAGCGCACGAGGAGGGTATCCGTGGATTGTACAG TGGTCTTGTTCCTGCCCTGGCTGGTGTCAGTCACGTTGCCATACAGTTTCCTACGTACGAGAAAATTAAACTTTACTTGGCCGATCAAG AAAACACTACCATGGATAAACTTGGTGCAAGAGATGTTGCTGTCGCATCCTCAGTCTCTAAAATATTTGCATCTACTTTGACATACCCACACGAGGTATATTATCAAA GTGGTGCGGTCAAGGCTCCAAGAACAAGGCAACCACTCTGA
- the LOC116212465 gene encoding L10-interacting MYB domain-containing protein-like isoform X1: protein MRITMSKTETAITPSRVRVLTRPRFVFGSAPKSKVASTLPRKTLSTRSPAAQSIPSDSREEVSMGLEARTANDRLRTVWTPEMDRYFINLMLEQVSRGNRIDDNLFSKRAWKHMLMLFNAKFKSNYEKDVLKNRHKSLRNLYRGIRNLLDQTGFYWDETRQMVTAENNVWDEYIKAHPDARSYRIKSIPYYRDLCLIYGNSSCKQKANVESESEMSSHSLDAEIVAPINPDGITDGSMDSLNDIAIDEDFSISLPDGVSGAPLNVRTSTSSRTRTYWEPPMDRYFIDLMMDQMRRCNQVDGIFVKQAWSEMIDSFNAKFGFGYEVDVLKNRYKTLRRQYNVIRNLLELDGFSWDDSRQMVIADDYVWQDYIKAHTDARQFMTRPVPYYKDLCMICRDLSADDRELLLARSVDEPRAEDQQASKECPSSSPSNPGEEQRDSSEVPLKTSSRKHSLDQDDQERQEKRFNGTPISVTPLLDVRKEDEGQNSIPVEAVVEAVQALPDMDDELILDACDFLEDDNKAKTFMALGVKLRKKWLIRKLRPDL, encoded by the exons atgagaataaCAATGTCCAAGACCGAGACAGCAATAACCCCGTCAAGGGTTAGGGTCTTGACTCGTCCGAGGTTTGTGTTTGGCTCCGCCCCCAAATCGAAGGTAGCGTCCACCTTACCCCGGAAAACCTTATCTACCCGTTCCCCGGCGGCACAATCTATCCCGAGCGACTCTAGAGAAGAAG TAAGTATGGGCCTCGAGGCTCGGACTGCCAATGATCGCCTGAGGACTGTTTGGACACCTGAGATGGACCGGTACTTCATCAATCTTATGCTGGAGCAGGTCAGCAGAGGGAACCGAATTGATGACAACTTGTTCAGCAAGCGAGCCTGGAAGCACATGTTAATGCTGTTCAACGCGAAATTCAAATCCAACTATGAGAAGGATGTCCTTAAGAACCGCCACAAGTCTCTAAGGAACCTCTACAGGGGTATCAGGAATCTCCTGGACCAGACTGGTTTCTACTGGGACGAGACCCGACAGATGGTGACCGCTGAGAATAACGTCTGGGATGAGTACATCAAG GCACATCCTGATGCCCGCTCGTACAGAATCAAGAGCATTCCATATTACAGAGATTTATGTCTGATTTATGGAAATTCATCATGTAAACAGAAAG CTAATGTGGAGTCAGAGTCAGAGATGTCATCACATTCGTTAGATGCTGAAATAGTCGCACCTATCAACCCTGATGGCATCACAGATGGAAGCATGGACTCGCTAAATGATATCGCTATTGATGAGGACTTCAGTATTTCTCTTCCTGATGGAGTCTCTGGAGCTCCATTGAATGTGAGAACCAGTACAAGCAGCCGTACCCGGACCTACTGGGAGCCTCCGATGGACCGCTACTTTATTGACCTCATGATGGATCAAATGCGGAGATGCAACCAGGTAGATGGCATTTTTGTAAAACAGGCATGGAGTGAGATGATTGACTCGTTCAATGCTAAGTTCGGGTTTGGCTATGAGGTGGATGTCCTGAAAAACCGATACAAGACCCTCAGGCGGCAGTATAATGTGATAAGGAATCTGCTAGAACTGGACGGTTTCTCGTGGGATGATTCTCGGCAGATGGTGATTGCCGACGATTATGTTTGGCAGGACTATATCAAG GCACATACAGATGCACGGCAGTTCATGACCCGGCCAGTCCCTTACTACAAGGACCTGTGCATGATATGCCGTGACCTGAGCGCTGATGATCGGGAACTCCTTTTGGCCAGAAGTGTAGATGAACCACGAGCTGAAGATCAGCAGGCATCAAAGGAGTGTCCATCATCTTCTCCATCAAATCCGGGAGAAGAACAGAGGGACAGCTCGGAAGTACCACTGAAAACGAGCTCGAGGAAGCATTCATTGGACCAGGACGATCAAGAAAGGCAAGAGAAACGGTTCAACGGAACGCCGATCTCGGTTACACCTTTGTTGGATGTAAGGAAAGAGGACGAGGGCCAAAACTCAATCCCAGTCGAGGCTGTAGTTGAGGCTGTCCAGGCACTGCCGGATATGGACGATGAGCTCATACTGGATGCATGTGACTTCCTTGAGGATGATAATAAGGCTAAGACATTCATGGCTTTGGGTGTTAAACTGCGAAAGAAGTGGTTAATACGAAAGCTTCGCCCTGACTTGTAG
- the LOC116211184 gene encoding protein DEHYDRATION-INDUCED 19 homolog 2-like isoform X2 yields MDFTTWGLDDPSTSWRTLKSHYEEVEEEEIEEMEDDGAVYPCPYCSEDFDDAELVEYHIREAHPSKSDYDSETCPVCAARIRTDMVEHLIARHRSSLDMEQLLKLVKAESYSDSSLYGEQYRASSRTSSPEAEAAFGKLLSFICEVPPANEVETVQSNLSTSVVSSLEKFPNEEGVERSVHPSPTLEEKAADKEARSRCEFAQALTLSSFFDMDF; encoded by the exons ATGGATTTCACCACATGGGGCTTGGACGACCCATCAACGTCGTGGAGAACCCTTAAGTCTCACTATG aggaggtggaggaggaggagatagAGGAGATGGAGGACGATGGGGCGGTGTATCCCTGCCCTTATTGCTCAGAAGACTTTGATGATGCCGAATTGGTTGAGTACCATATCCGGGAGGCTCATCCTTCCAAATCAGATTATGATTCTGAG ACATGTCCAGTTTGTGCAGCAAGGATACGGACCGACATGGTTGAACACCTCATTGCGAGGCATCGGAGCAGTCTTGAT ATGGAACAATTGCTGAAACTTGTGAAAGCCGAGAGCTATTCAGATTCTTCTTTATATGGGGAACAATATCGTGCATCTTCACGGACTAGTTCCCCTGAGGCTGAAGCAGCATTCGGTAAATTGTTATCGTTTATTTGTGAGGTGCCCCCTGCAAATGAGGTTGAAACTGTACAGTCGAATTTGTCAACGTCAGTAGTCTCCTCTTTGGAAAAGTTCCCTAATGAGGAAGGGGTGGAAAG GTCTGTTCACCCATCTCCTACATTGGAGGAGAAAGCAGCAGACAAGGAAGCTAGATCAAGATGCGAATTCGCGCAGGCATTgactctctcttccttctttGACATGGACTTTTGA
- the LOC116211184 gene encoding protein DEHYDRATION-INDUCED 19 homolog 2-like isoform X1, giving the protein MDFTTWGLDDPSTSWRTLKSHYAEEVEEEEIEEMEDDGAVYPCPYCSEDFDDAELVEYHIREAHPSKSDYDSETCPVCAARIRTDMVEHLIARHRSSLDMEQLLKLVKAESYSDSSLYGEQYRASSRTSSPEAEAAFGKLLSFICEVPPANEVETVQSNLSTSVVSSLEKFPNEEGVERSVHPSPTLEEKAADKEARSRCEFAQALTLSSFFDMDF; this is encoded by the exons ATGGATTTCACCACATGGGGCTTGGACGACCCATCAACGTCGTGGAGAACCCTTAAGTCTCACTATG CAgaggaggtggaggaggaggagatagAGGAGATGGAGGACGATGGGGCGGTGTATCCCTGCCCTTATTGCTCAGAAGACTTTGATGATGCCGAATTGGTTGAGTACCATATCCGGGAGGCTCATCCTTCCAAATCAGATTATGATTCTGAG ACATGTCCAGTTTGTGCAGCAAGGATACGGACCGACATGGTTGAACACCTCATTGCGAGGCATCGGAGCAGTCTTGAT ATGGAACAATTGCTGAAACTTGTGAAAGCCGAGAGCTATTCAGATTCTTCTTTATATGGGGAACAATATCGTGCATCTTCACGGACTAGTTCCCCTGAGGCTGAAGCAGCATTCGGTAAATTGTTATCGTTTATTTGTGAGGTGCCCCCTGCAAATGAGGTTGAAACTGTACAGTCGAATTTGTCAACGTCAGTAGTCTCCTCTTTGGAAAAGTTCCCTAATGAGGAAGGGGTGGAAAG GTCTGTTCACCCATCTCCTACATTGGAGGAGAAAGCAGCAGACAAGGAAGCTAGATCAAGATGCGAATTCGCGCAGGCATTgactctctcttccttctttGACATGGACTTTTGA